The bacterium DNA segment CATTGAGGAGGAGCAGGCCTACGGCGAGTATTTTCAGGAAGTGGAGAAGCTGATAGACAGCCGGCTGTTCGACTGCCTGGGCCACCTGGACCTGTGCAAAAGATACGGACATCTGCATTACGGTCCGCTGGTCTACAAAAAGTACGAGAAGAATTATAAGAAAATATTAAAGCATCTGATCCAGGCCGACATGATGCTGGAGGTCAACACCTCCGGCCTGCGTCAGCAGGTGAAGGAGACCTTTCCCCCATACCCGGCGGTGCTGGAATACCTGAAGATGGGCGGCATCAAGCTGACACTGGGCAGCGACGCCCACCGCGTCCAGGACATAGGCCATGATTTCGGAACAGTGCTGCACGACATCCCCCAACTCAACCAGATAAAGCGCAAATGAAAATTGCTTTGACCATCGCCGGCTCCGACAGCGGGGCCGGGGCCGGGATCCAGGCCGACCTCAAGACCTTCGCCGCCTGCGGGGTCTACGGCATCAACGTCATCACCGCCCTGACCGCCCAGAACACCCAGGGCGTGTTCGGCATCTTTCCGGTCAAGCCCGAGTTCATCAGCCGGCAGCTGGAGGTTCTGCTTAAGGACATGGGCTGCCAGGCCGCCAAGACCGGGATGCTTTTCAACCGCCAGGTGATAGAGACCGTGGCCCACGACATCCGCAAGCACCAGATAGGGCCCCTGGTGGTGGACCCGGTGATGGTGGCCAAGGGCGGACATTCGCTGCTGCAGCCCGAGGCCGAAGCGGCCCTGGTGTCCTGCCTTTTCCCCCTGGCCTTCCTGGTGACCCCCAACCTGGACGAAGCCAAGCGGATCTCCAAGATGAAGACCATCGCCAACCTGGACCAGATGAAGGAGGCGGCGTTCAAGATCTCGGTGCTGGGTCCGCGCCACGTGCTGATCAAGGGCGGGCATCTGCCGGGCAGCGCCACCGACCTTCTGTTCGACGGCCACAAGTTCACCGTGCTGGAAGCCCAGCGCATCAACACCTCC contains these protein-coding regions:
- the thiD gene encoding bifunctional hydroxymethylpyrimidine kinase/phosphomethylpyrimidine kinase — its product is MKIALTIAGSDSGAGAGIQADLKTFAACGVYGINVITALTAQNTQGVFGIFPVKPEFISRQLEVLLKDMGCQAAKTGMLFNRQVIETVAHDIRKHQIGPLVVDPVMVAKGGHSLLQPEAEAALVSCLFPLAFLVTPNLDEAKRISKMKTIANLDQMKEAAFKISVLGPRHVLIKGGHLPGSATDLLFDGHKFTVLEAQRINTSNTHGTGCTYSAAITAFLAKGENIDSAVARAKRYVTGGIKNSLSIGHGHGPLDHFWETENK